The Zingiber officinale cultivar Zhangliang chromosome 9A, Zo_v1.1, whole genome shotgun sequence genome window below encodes:
- the LOC122019339 gene encoding zinc finger BED domain-containing protein RICESLEEPER 2-like, whose amino-acid sequence MEINDNEVEGAMLTTPTVGSEVHAATESHSQNESVPIEANEATLNNTLDVEISGTNGEKKRKFRSIAWDHFEKKLIEGKWKAVCNDCKKILGGETKNGTKHLLDHMKTCLHKKQKTIQQSLLQPTKSNDGTTQLGTYHFNQDQARAELANMIILHEYPLSMVNHVGFKRYSYALQPIFKVVSRNTIKIDIMKIFEYERNKTMKLLDLNASRIALTTDMWTASNQKRGFMAITSHFIDVSWKLQSRLVRFIYVPCPHTAEVLANALVDCLLDWNLDRKLSTLTVDNCTTNDAMIELILDKLPPSSLILEGKLFHMRCCAHILNLVVRDGLELISDSIETIRYSVAFWTATPKRDEKFIETARQLKVPSTKKLELDCKTRWNSTYLMLNTALEYEAVFARLKQRETLYKRVPTQEDWSKVRDISSKLEMFFDATELFSGTKYPTINLFFATICDIKLAIGD is encoded by the exons ATGGAAATTAATGATAACGAGGTTGAGGGTGCTATGCTAACTACTCCAACTGTGGGAAGTGAAGTTCATGCAGCGACTGAATCGCATTCGCAAAATGAGAGTGTTCCAATTGAGGCAAATGAAGCAACTCTAAATAACACTTTAGATGTTGAAATTTCGGGTACAAAtggtgaaaagaaaagaaaatttagatCTATTGCATGGGATCATTTCGAGAAAAAATTAATTGAAGGAAAATGGAAAGCGGTCTGCAATGATTGTAAGAAGATCTTAGGTGGTGAAACTAAGAATGGTACCAAGCATTTACTTGACCACATGAAAACATGCTTGCACAAAAAACAGAAGACCATACAACAATCTCTATTGCAGCCAACAAAATCCAATGATGGGACAACGCAGCTTGGGACATACCATTTCAACCAAGATCAAGCAAGGGCAGAGCTTGCAAATATGATTATATTGCATGAGTACCCGTTATCTATGGTTAATCATGTTGGCTTTAAAAGATACTCTTATGCACTGCAACCAATATTTAAAGTTGTTTCCCGGAACACAATCAAGATAGACATCATGAAGATATTTGAGTATGaaagaaataaaacaatgaaATTATTAGACTTAAATGCTAGTCGGATTGCGTTGACAACTGATATGTGGACGGCAAGTAATCAAAAAAGAGGATTCATGGCGATCACTTCACACTTCATCGATGTTTCATGGAAATTACAAAGTCGGCTTGTCAG GTTTATATATGTGCCGTGTCCACATACTGCTGAGGTCCTTGCAAATGCACTTGTTGATTGCCTCTTGGATTGGAACTTGGATCGTAAGTTATCTACTTTAACCGTTGATAATTGCACAACTAATGATGCTATGATTGAGCTTATTCTGGACAAGCTTCCTCCGAGTTCACTTATCTTAGAAGGAAAATTATTTCACATGCGGTGTTGTGCCCATATTTTGAATTTGGTTGTGAGGGATGGACTAGAATTAATCAGTGATAGCATTGAAACAATTCGTTATAGTGTTGCATTTTGGACAGCAACACCAAAAAGAGatgaaaaatttattgaaacaGCTCGACAATTGAAGGTTCCAAGCACAAAGAAACTAGAACTTGATTGTAAAACACGATGGAACTCTACATATTTAATGCTTAACACTGCATTGGAATATGAAGCTGTGTTTGCTCGCTTGAAACAACGTGAGACTTTATATAAAAGAGTTCCCACACAAGAAGATTGGTCAAAAGTGAGAGATATTTCTTCCAAATTGGAGATGTTTTTTGATGCCACAGAGTTGTTTTCGGGGACCAAGTATCCCACtataaatcttttcttcgcaacTATTTGCGATATTAAGTTGGCAATTGGTGATTGA
- the LOC122018792 gene encoding uncharacterized protein LOC122018792 produces the protein METEDLPELAPGEGGMSQAETVEEEGEKDLADQNQNANEGKDDPELLPLGWVLEIKTQNGGKCNGKQKKSYYNPSTGSRFYSKKKLLQHLSASKILTPTTRETRSTTSSYNEKASSPTNPESTIKDGTFDNVLTECGSKSLPKGWITEIRASKLGNLEYKVHIDPDSGYEFRSMKDAHRFILTRDIRQCILKPQKRNSKEPHTVERDLNIPTSKRLEWQSNGTKRSLFSDKSPDSGVKINANINKSLDISGAAVDSTNNTSLPYPKQSDGENSKVEHSPSLRQWNENMPVSVRSDPKKRRQSRPNKRRRANELRDTISKVVKPIKKPIRASVKPVKKPLRASKRLAALRDNQITNSSEAGNSHRAKADAFSQLQEKTATALDQPHQSNSSFYQQKKMQFEDLEAANELERNTHIGDTSTVQQIHFGRSGNEKPYGSTFSSPWSDPCLEFAFKMLTSDIPVFEDTDRVQEYFTQFTSTNNISTEQTSFSMNPSSR, from the exons ATGGAGACAGAAGATCTCCCGGAGCTCGCGCCGGGAGAGGGAGGGATGTCGCAGGCAGAgacggtggaggaagaaggagaaaaggatTTGGCAGATCAA AATCAAAATGCAAATGAGGGAAAAGATGATCCTGAATTGTTGCCTTTGGGATGGGTTCTGGAGATCAAAACTCAAAATGGTGGAAAATGCAATGGAAAGCAGAAAAAG AGCTATTACAATCCATCCACTGGGTCCAGATTTTATTCAAAAAAAAAGTTATTGCAGCATCTTAGTGCTTCAAAGATTTTAACTCCTACAACCAGAGAGACAAGGAGTACCACTTCAAGCTACAATGAGAAAGCTAGCTCTCCAACCAATCCGGAGAGTACCATCAAAGATGGCACCTTCGACAAT GTTCTAACTGAATGTGGCTCAAAAAGCTTGCCTAAAGGATGGATTACTGAGATCAGAGCGTCTAAACTTGGTAATTTGGAATATAAG GTTCACATTGATCCAGACAGTGGATATGAGTTTCGGTCCATGAAGGATGCTCATCGATTTATACTAACTAGAGATATTAGACAATGTATCCTTAAACCACAAAAAAGAAATTCAAAGGAACCACATACTGTAGAGAGGGACTTAAAT ATTCCTACATCCAAGAGATTAGAATGGCAAAGCAATGGTACGAAAAGAAGTCTCTTTTCAGATAAAAGTCCTGACTCAGGTGTGAAGATAAATGCAAATATAAACAAATCACTCGATATATCAG GTGCAGCAGTAGACTCCACTAACAACACAAGTTTACCATATCCCAAACAATCAGATGGAGAAAATTCAAAGGTAGAGCATTCACCTTCTCTCAGACAATGGAATGAAAACATGCCTGTTTCAGTAAGGTCAGATCCAAAGAAACGAAGGCAATCTCGCCCTAATAAGCGTAGAAGAGCTAACGAGCTGCGGGACACGATCTCAAAGGTTGTCAAGCCAATCAAGAAGCCAATCCGAGCATCCGTTAAACCTGTCAAGAAACCACTCCGAGCATCTAAACGATTGGCTGCACTTAGGgacaatcaaattacaaattctagtGAAGCTGGAAATTCTCATAGGGCTAAAGCAGATGCTTTCTCTCAGCTACAGGAAAAAACAGCTACTGCTTTGGATCAACCGCATCAATCCAATTCGAGCTTCTACCAACAAAAGAAGATGCAATTTGAAGACCTTGAAGCAGCAAATGAGCTTGAAAGAAACACACATATAGGTGACACATCAACTGTGCAACAGATTCACTTCGGAAGAAGTGGTAATGAAAAGCCTTATGGATCAACATTTTCCAGCCCTTGGTCAGACCCGTGTCTCGAGTTTGCATTCAAGATGCTTACAAGTGACATTCCAGTTTTTGAGGATACTGACAGGGTTCAGGAATATTTTACGCAATTCACCTCTACTAATAATATCTCTACTGAGCAGACTTCGTTCAGTATGAATCCAAGTTCTAGATAG